From the Synechococcus sp. KORDI-49 genome, the window GGCGAGCAGTGTGATGTGGGCGGACATCTCCGCCTGGTTGATGGGCGGACGACCCAGAAGATGCTTGAGGTTCAGCTCGATGCCGCGCTGGGGAGAAACACCCTCGAAGAAGCGAGCCCGATAGAAGCTGGACTTGGCTAGGCCGCGCACGAAATCACGGACCGTGAGTTCGCCGTTGCCGAACTGCGCTTCCAGGGATGCGGAACGCTCGTTGTCCATGACATGAGCGTTGCCGTACACCTGGCGGTAGGCAGCGCTGATGGCGGTGGCCAGTGCGGCGGCGTCATTCGGGGAGTAACGCTGAGCGGTGACGCCATGGGGGCAATCCTCATGATTGCGGGGGCCGATGGCGATTTTCATCGTCGCGCAGGACTGGCGAAGGAATTCGCCGTTGCTCAGGGCCGGTTTGGCAGCTGCATTGCGGTTGCTGCTGAATGAAACCGGACCGTCATTCAGAGATTCGGCACCAAAGCCTTTGGAGGCGGACATCGGACTGGAGGGTGAGGGGGAAAGGTGGGTGGTGTTGCGGAGGGGGAAGCAGGCGGTCGCCGACCTCATGCGCGAAGGTCGGCGATCAGCGCCAGGGCATCACGGTGAAGGCGTCAGTTCACGGGCGTGATGCTGGAGATCTTCCCGCCCTCGGCATGAATGCGCTTGAACTGCTCGGAGAGCTTGTCGAAGGGCACGAAATACACCCGGTTCGAGCGGGTGTAGCGGGAGATCCGACGCACGTTGTTGGCGCTGTAGGCCGTGACTTCCACGCGGTAGGTCTTGCCTTGTTCGCCGGCACCAACGCCGTGGCGGGTCGGTGCGTCCTGAAGATTCTTGGAGGGGCGGAAGCTCCAGCCGCCGGGTTCCGTGGAGGAGGGGGCCACCACGGCCATCGGACGGTTCTGGTAGGCGTTGCCGCCGAGCTTGCTCCGGATGCCGGAAAGGTCGCCCTTCAGGCTGCTGCTGCTGTTGCCACGCAGCAACTGGAAACTCCAGGTGAACTCCTGCAGGGTGCCGCAGGATTCGGTCTTCCAGCCTCGCTGGTAGGGAACCGTCCACTCGCCGAAGGTGTCCTGGTAGTCGCTGCTGTCGAGGAAGCTGTCAATGTCAGCGTCGTAGCCGAGGCTGTCCAAGCGCTCGGCGTGGGCGCGCATTTCATCGAAATCGACAGGAGCGCGTCCGAGCAGATGGCGGAATGCCAGCTCGATGTAGCGGTAACGGGAGCAGGCGTCGAAGAGCCTTTCGCGGTAAAGCTCGCTCTTGGCGATGCGACGCACCAGCTCGCGCACGCTGATCTCACCGAGCTTGAACTGTGATTCGGCTACCAGCTGGCGCTCGCTTTCCATCACGTAGGCGTTGCCCAGCACCTGCTTGTAGACAGCCCGAATGATCTGTTCTTTTTTGGCGTCGTCGTCGCCGGGAATCAGCTCAAGAGGAGCTTCGCTCTCTTGTGAAAAACGCTCGACCCCGAGGAGCGAGGCAGGACCGAAAGGCATGGAAACCCAGACGTGTTCGCCAAGCCATGGTCATTCAGAAGTGCTGGCCAGAGCCGAGTTCTTTATAAACCTCAATCAAATATGTCCGAATGTTGCGTGACATGACGCTTTTGCCCCTGCTGTGAGGGGGCGAGCGGCTCAGATGCTCCGTCAGGACAGGCTTTCGAGGCTGTCTCTCGTGGTGTTGCGCGTCAACGGATTCCAGCAGTCCAGTTCTTCGAACGGACGGGCCAGCAGTGAGTCGCGCTGAGGGCCGAGGCCTGTTGTGAGGGAGAAGTCCGCTCCCTTGATCGATTCCGCTCCGTCGAGTCCGGCTTCGGTGAGGTCGGCGCCGCGGAAATCCGCACCGTCGAGCTGGCATGTTCCGAAGCGGGTGCCTCGGCACATCGCTCCACGAAGGATGGCGTCGCGCAGGTCTGAGCCAACAAATCGGACGCCGTCGAGGATGGCCCCGCTGAGATCGCTCCCGCTGAGATAAGCGCCCATTAGCACGGCACCTCGCAGATCCATGCCTCGCAGATCCGTGCTGTTCAGGAAGGCTCCGCTCAGTTTCGCTCTCGGTCCAACGGCTCCGCTGGTGGGCAGGTCAATGCCTGCGGGCACGCGCGTGGCGTCGTCGTAAAGGGCCAAGCGCAGATCGGCGTTGTCCATCCGGCAGCTGGAGAGATCGCTGCTTCGCAGATCGGCTCGGCAAAGGTTGGCGCCCCTGAGGTCAAC encodes:
- a CDS encoding phycobilisome rod-core linker polypeptide, with amino-acid sequence MPFGPASLLGVERFSQESEAPLELIPGDDDAKKEQIIRAVYKQVLGNAYVMESERQLVAESQFKLGEISVRELVRRIAKSELYRERLFDACSRYRYIELAFRHLLGRAPVDFDEMRAHAERLDSLGYDADIDSFLDSSDYQDTFGEWTVPYQRGWKTESCGTLQEFTWSFQLLRGNSSSSLKGDLSGIRSKLGGNAYQNRPMAVVAPSSTEPGGWSFRPSKNLQDAPTRHGVGAGEQGKTYRVEVTAYSANNVRRISRYTRSNRVYFVPFDKLSEQFKRIHAEGGKISSITPVN
- a CDS encoding pentapeptide repeat-containing protein yields the protein MTAPSSPLNLNSWRPPELTSPDDNLQAPVDARGADWRGRTLNSVDLRGANLCRADLRSSDLSSCRMDNADLRLALYDDATRVPAGIDLPTSGAVGPRAKLSGAFLNSTDLRGMDLRGAVLMGAYLSGSDLSGAILDGVRFVGSDLRDAILRGAMCRGTRFGTCQLDGADFRGADLTEAGLDGAESIKGADFSLTTGLGPQRDSLLARPFEELDCWNPLTRNTTRDSLESLS